The Vidua macroura isolate BioBank_ID:100142 unplaced genomic scaffold, ASM2450914v1 whyUn_scaffold_231, whole genome shotgun sequence nucleotide sequence CATCCCagtcctggtgtccccaggatTGTCCCAGTCCCGGTgtcctcatccccatcccagtcccgGTGTCACCATCCCagtcctggtgtccccagggttgTCCCAGTCCCGGTgtcctcatccccatcccagtcccgGTGTCACCATCCCAgtctggtgtccccagggttgTCCCagtcccggtgtccccatggtCATCCCAATCCCGATGTCCCCAACCCAGATGTGGACGAGTGCCAGCGCGGGGGCCGTCTGCACGttccatatcccaaatcccataccccatatcccaaatcccaaatcccgatcCCGATGTCCCCAGACGTGGGCGAGTGCCAGCGCGGGGCCGTCTGCGCCGACGGGTTCCATGTccaaatcccaaccccaaaccccaaaccccaaaccccaaatcctatACCCCAAAttccacatcccaaatcccaatcccaaatcccgatcCCGATGTCCCCAGACGTGGGACGAGTGCCAGCGCGGGGCCGTCTGCGCCGGCGGGCGCTGCCTCAACACCGACGGCTCCTTCCAGTGCCAGTGCCCGGCGGGTTCCGCACCGACGACGCCAAGGCCGAGTGCCGCGGTgaggcaccggcaccggcaccggcaccggcagcggggctggggggtggggatgggggatgtggggtgggaatggggccGGGATTGGGGGAtatggggtgggatttgggtATGGGGCTGGGATTCAGGGATATGgggtgggaatgtgggataTGGGGTGGGAGTTTGGGATATGgggtgggaatgtgggataTGGGGTGGGGACGTGGGATATggggtgggaatttgggatatgGGGTGGGAGTTTGGGATATGGGGccgggatttgggatatggggtGGGGATGTGGGATATGGGGTGGGGACGTGGGATATGGGGTGGAATTTGGGATATGGggtgggaatgtgggatttggggtggggatgtgggatatggggtgggaatgtgggaatggggcCGGGATTCAGGGATATGGGGCTGGGATTCAGGGATATGGGGTGGGGatgtgggaatggggctgggattcAGGGATATGGGTGGGGATGTGGATATGGGGTGGGGATGTGGGATATGGATGGGAATGTGagaatggggctgggattgggggaTATGGGGTGGGAATGTGGCATATGGGATGGGATTCGGAGATATGGGGTGGGGGTGTGGGATATGgggtgggaatgtgggatatggggtgggaatttgggaattttcccctgtccccattcccatgtccccatcccgATGTCCCGGATCCCAGACGTGGACGAGTGCCAGGAGTACGGGGCCGGGCTCTGCGGGGCGCAGCGCTGCGAGAACATTCCGGGCTCCTATCGCTGCGTGCCCGAGTGCCAGCCGGGATTCCGGCCCGGAGACGGCGGGGAATGCCTCggtgagggatttgggattggggattgggattgggatatGGGATTGTTCCCGAGTGCCAGCCGGGATTCCGGCCGGAGACAGCGGGGAATGCCTCggtgagggatttgggattggggattggattgggatatgggatatgggatatgggatatgggatataGGACTGTGCCTGAGTGCCAGCCGGGATTCCGGCCCGGAGACGGCGGGGAATGCCTCggtgagggatttgggattgggatttgggatttgggatttgggatatgggatatgggatatgggatatgggatataGGACTGGGATATGGGTATGGGATTGGGATATGGCACTGTGCCCGAGTGTCAGCCGGGATTCCGGCCTGGAGACGGCAGGAATGCCTCggtgagggatttgggattgggatgtgggattgggattgggatttggggtatGGGACTGGGAAAGGGATATGGGGACTGGGCTGGGGATGTGGAGACTGGGATGGAGAcattggggatttggggatatGGGGACTGGAGTGAGGATTtagggactgggatgggattggggatATGGGAATATGGGGATATGaggactgggatggggatggggacattgggactgggatggaaATGGGGATATCGGGATATCGGGACTGGCATGggaatggggacattgggatgggaatggggatatgggaatatgggaatatggggactgggatgggaattGGGACATTGGGATTGGGACGGGCACAGGGATCGGGATGgtccaggggctgctcctggggttCCAGATGTCCTcatcccaatgtccccatcCCGATGTCCCCATCTCAAATGTCCCGATGTCCCCAttcccatgtccccatcccgATGTCCCCGATCCCAGACGTGGACGAGTGCCAGGAGTACGGGGCCGGGCTCTGCGGGCGCAGCGCTGCGAGAACATTCCGGGCTCCTATCGCTGCGTGCCCGAGTGCCAGCCGGGATTCCGGCCCGGAGACGGCGGGGAATGCCTCgtgagggatttgggattgggatgtgggattgggattgggatttgggatatgggatatgggatatgggatatgggatatgggatatgggatatgggatatgggattggGATATGGGATTGGGATATGGGATTGTGCCCAAGTGCCAGCCGGGATTCCGGCCCAGGGACAGTGGAACTGCCTCGGTGAAGGACTTGagatatgggatatgggattaGGATGGGGACTTGGGTTATgggatcaggatttgggatatggggactgggctggggacacaggaactgggatgggaacaggaccggggatggggacatgggacgcagggactgggctgggaatgggaacggggatggggacatggggacgcagggactgggctggggacacggggggacagaGGCCAGCCCCGGCGGTGGCCAAGGACCTCGGGATGTCCCCAACCCCTTGTCCCACCCCGTGCCAGACGTGGACGAGTGCTCCAACGGGACCCTGTGCGGCGCCCACGCCACCTGCCACAACCTGCCCGGCTCCTTCCAGTGCGCCTGCGACCCCGGCTACGAGACCGCCCGGCATGGCCACCACTGCGTGGGTACGGCCACCGGCCCAGGGACATGGCTACCAGCCCTGGGACATGGCCACTGACCTGGGGAcacccaaatcccatcccagtgtccccattcccatcccaatccctgtGACCCTGGCTACGAGACCGCCCGGCATGGCCACCACTGCGTGGGTACGGCCACCGGCCCAGGGACATGGCTACCAGCCCTGGGACATGGCCACCAGTCCTGGGGCCACTCAAATCccagtcccagtgtccccattcccatcccatcccaatccctgtGACCTCGGCTACGAGACCGCCCGGCATGGCCACCACTGCGTGGGTACGGCCACCGGCCCCGGGACATGGCCACCAGTCCTGGGGCCACTCAAATCccagtccctgtgtccctgcgtccatcccagtgtccccgttcccatcccatcccaatccctgtGACCTCGGCTACGAGACCGCCCGGCATGGCCACCACTGCGTGGGTACGGCCACCAATCTGGGGACACCCTGGCCCAGTCCCTGTGTTCCCatttccaccccaaatcccaaattcccaaccCCATAtcccccaaccccaaccccaaatcccaaattcccaaccccaaaccccccaaatcccccaaccccaaattccaaatccccaaccccaaaactccccaaattcccaaccccaaattcccaaccccaaacccccaaattcccaaccccaaacccccaaatccccaaccCAAATGCCAACCCCGCAGACGTGGACGAGTGCCAGACCCTCCGCGGGGTTTGTGGGGGCCGAGCGCTGCGAGAACGTCGAGGGCTCcttcctgtgcctgtgccccGATTCCCGGCAGGAGTTCGACCCCGTCACGGGGCGCTGCGGGgccctccccaccccacagatcccccaaatcccccagaaccccccagtccgaccccaaaccccacagaaccccaaatcagaccccaaacccacagaACCCCCAAatcagaccccaaaccccacaaatcAGCCCCCAAAGCCCCCAAATCAGACCCCAAACTCCCCAAatcagaccccaaacccccagaacccccaaatcagaccccaaacccccccaaatcaGCCCCCAAATCAGACCCCAAAGCCCCCAAAGCCCCCAAATCAGACCCCAAATCCCGAAATCCTCCCCCAAACCCCGgccggggattttggggtggccTCGTGTTTCAGTAGGGCCTGCGGGGTCCTGGCCCCGAACGTGACCCGCCCGCAGTGCTGCTGCACCCTGGGGTGGGCGTGGGGGGCTCAGTGCCCcgggcagccctgccccacacctggcacaggtgagggacaccccaaaaacctttggggtgggatttgggacccctgggacaccccaaaaacctttggggtgggatttggggaatggggtggatttggggggggatttggggtgccccgggcagccctgccccacacctggcacaggtgagggacacCCAAAAAcctttggggtgggatttgggaccCCTGGGATACCCCAGAAAGAGAAGGAGGCaatttggggtggatttgaggggatttggggtgggatttgggttGAACTTGGGGTGGGATttagggggatttggggagcaTTTGGGGATGGGTTTAGGGGGGATTtagggtgggatttggggtggatttgggggtggatttgggatggatttgggatgggtttggggtgggttgGGGCAGATTTGGGATAGATTTGGGGTGgaattgggatgggatttagggggggatttggggcgcATTGGGGTTGGATTTGGGGTAGATTTGAGGTGGATTTGGGGTAAATTTGGGGCAGATTTGTGACCCCCAAAAACCGACTGGGGCAGATTCGGGGTGTGGGAAaaagaagggaggggagggagcacaAACagaatttgggggggggtcccgggcagaattttggggtccctgaccccccgtgtccccccccccccccaccagaggctcacctgtccctgtgtccccacggGCCCGGCCGCGTCCCCGAGACCCCCCAGGGCCCCCCCACAGGTGAGTCCGGGCCcccccaggtgagacccccGCCCGTGTCCCCCCCTTTGTCCCTGCGGGGGGTCCTGGAGCCCCCCCATCCCGCTGGGGGGGGTCCGTGTCACtttgggggtgtccctgtgcttTTGGGGTATCCCTGTGATTTTggggggtgtccctgtcacttttgggggtgtccctgtgaTTTTTGGGGGAGGTGTTTCCCTGTCACTtttgggggtgtccctgtgcttTGGGGGGGGTGTCTCCTGTCACTTTTGGGGGGTCCCCGTGATTTTGGGGGGGTGTCCTTATGCTTTCGGGGTGtccctgtgattttttttggggggggggtccctgtgATTTTAAGGAGGGGGTCCCTGTGATTTttggggctgtccctgtgctttggtggggtgtccctgtgatttttggggctgtccctgtgatttttggggggtgtccctgtgattttgggggtgtccctgtgaTTTCGGGGGGGTCCCTGTCACTtttgggggtgtccctgtgcttTGTGAGGGGAGGGGGGTGCCTCCTGTCACTTCGGGGTCCCCCCTGTGATTTCGGggtgcccctgtgccccccagaCGTGGACGAGTGCTCGCTGTTCGGGCCCGCGCTCTGCCGGGGGGGGCTCTGCGTCAACGCCGCcccctccttcagctgcttctgCCCCAGCGGCTTCTACTTCGAGCAGGAGCACCTGCAGTGCGTGGGTGAGCACCGCGcacctgccaggacctgccgGGACCTGCCGGGACCTGGCTGtacctgccaggacctgccgGGACCtgcctgtgtctgtctgtgtctgtctgtacctgccaggacctgccgGGACCTGCCAGGGCCTGGCTGtacctgccaggacctgccgGGGCCTGCCGGGACCTGGCTGtacctgccaggacctgccggcacctgccagggcctgccGGGACCTGgttgtgtctgtctgtgtctgcctgtgtctgtctgtacctgccaggacctgccgGGACCTGCCGGGACCTGCCGGGACCTGGCTGtacctgccaggacctgccgGGACCTGCCGGGACCtggctgtgtctgtctgtgtctgtctgtacctgccaggacctgccgGGACCTGCCAGGGCCTGGCTGtacctgccaggacctgccaggacctgccaggacctgccgGGACCTGCCGGGACCTGCCAGGGCCTGCCGGGACCTGGTTGTGTCTGTCAGTGTCTGCCTGTGTCTGTCTGtacctgccaggacctgccgGGACCTGCCGGGACCTGGCTGTACCTGTCTGTATCAGTCTGTACCTGCCGGGACCTGGATGTacctgccaggacctggctATGTCTCTCTGTACCTGCCAGGACCTGTCTGTacctgtctgtgtctgtctgtacCTGCCGGGACCTGGCTGTACCTGCCAGACCTGCCGGGACCTGGCTGtacctgccaggacctgccagtACTTGCCAggacctgtctgtgtctgtgtctctctgtacctgccaggacctgtctatgtctctctgtgtctctgtgtacctgccaggacctgtctgtgtctgtctgtacCTGAGGTCGAGCCGAGCTCTAAACTCCCCAAAtcgccccaaatccccccaaaagtGCTCCTAACCTCCCCTAAACCACTCCTAAATCCCCCTCCACACTCGCTaaacccccagacccccccaaatcccccctaaacatcccaaatccccttaaaccaccccaaattccccttaaactgccccaaatccccttaAACCGCCCCAAACCCCCTTAAAtcgccccaaatcccccctaaACCGCCCAAATCCCCCTTTAACCGCCCAAATCCCCCCtaaaccaccccaaatcctccttAAACTGCCTCAAATCGCCTTAAACGGCCCAAACCCCCTTAAACTGCCCAAATCCTCTTAAACCGCCCCAAATTCCCCTTAAactgccccaaatccccttaAACCGCCCCAAACCCCCTTAAAtcgccccaaatcccccctaaACCGCCCCAAATCTCCCCTGAAACCACCTCAAACCCCCTGGAACCGCCCCAAACCCCCCCTAaactgccccaaatccccccctaAACCGCCCCAAATCGCCCTTAcactgccccaaatcccccctaaACTGCCCCAAACCCCCTTAAAtcgccccaaatcccccctaaACCGCCCCAAACCCCCTTTGAAccgccccaaatcccccctccgccccaaatcccccccaaaaccGCCCCAAACCCCCTTTGAAccgccccaaatcccccctaaGCCGCCCCAAACCCCCTTTGAAccgccccaaatcccccctaaGCCGCCCCAAACCCCCTTTGAAccgccccaaatcccccctaaGCCGCCCCAAACCCCCTTTAAACCGCCCCAAATCCCCCTAAAACCGctccaaacccccccaaacccccccgtGACCCCAGTTTTGCCCCCCCAGACAACGACGAGTGCGCGGCGGCCGAGGCCGAGCCGTGCCTGGGGGGGCTCTGTGTGAACACGGTGGGCTCGTACCTGTGCTCCTGCCCCCCCCCCGCTCATCCTCGACCCCTCCCAGCGCCGCTGCGTGGCCAACGACTCCAGCccgggtgggttttggggggtccccgATATCGGGGGGGGGTGAGGAGACCCTGGTTTGGGGGGATtagaggggattttggggggtaAAAGGGTAGGGGGGTTTTAAGGGGGGTTTAGGGTAGGAGGGTTTTAGTGGGGCATAAAGGGGTTAGGACGGGGTTTTAGGGGGTACAAAGGGGTTAGGAGAGGTTTTAACTGGGGTTAGGAGAGGTTTTAGTGGGGTcaggaggggttttgggggaggCCTGGGGGTCCCCGATATCGGGGGGGGGGGTGAGGGGACCCTGGTTTGGGGGGATtagaggggattttggggagtaCAAAGGGGTTAGGAGGGGTTTTAGTGGGGTTAGGAGGGGTTTTAGGGGGGTTAGGAGGGGTTTTtaagggggttttgggggagacTGGGGGCGTCCCGAGGGTGAGGGGCCCCTGATTTGGGAGGTTTGGAGGGGTTTTATAACAGGAATCAATTTTGGGGGTTCGGCACCCCCAGATtaagacccctccccaaattctgCCCCCCCAGAGGGGTCGCTGGCCATGTGCCGGCAGAGCTCacctgaggttttgggctcacctgaggttttggggttacCTGGCGTCCCCATTAACGGCGAGTTTTGGGGTTTCCCATAACGGGGGTGAATTTTTGGGGCTCGGCACCCCCAGATtaagacccctccccaaattctgccccccctccccccagaGGGGTCGGTGCCgtgtgctggcagagctcacctgaggttttggggttacCTGGCGTCCCCATTAACGGCgatttttggggtttcccaTAACGGGGGTGAATTTTTGGGGTTCGGCACCCCCAGATTaaagacccctccccaaattctgCCCCCCCCAGAGGGGTCGGTGGCCGTGTGCTGGCAGGAGGTGGGGGCCGGACCTGGTGtgcgggcggccccggcgcgcGGCGCAGGTGACCTACACCGAGTGCTGCTGCCTGTACGGGCAGGCGTGGGGCATGGAGTGCGCGCTCTGCCCCGCCCCCCACTCCGGTgagacccccgggacccccccccccaaattctcTGCCGGgatccccaaatccagccccGAAACCGGGGGGGTGGGACTGGGACCAGTATGGGTACTGGGAGCACTGCACTGGGGGGATTTGGAACCCCGGGATGGGCACACCCGGACCCCGCCCCCCGCTCCGGTGgagacccccgggaccccccccaaatccagccccgggacccccaaatccatccccaaaccgggggagggggcggggaATGGGCTGGAACGAAGGTGGAACTGGGACCAGTACgggtactgggagcactgggaggtgaggggagggggctcaAAGGATGGGGGATCCCCGGGATGGGCACACCCGGACCCCGCTCCGGTGAGACCCCCGGGACCCTCCCCCCCCCAATTCACTgcagggacccccaaatccagCCCCGAACCGGGGGGGGTGGGACTGGGACCAGTAAAgggtactgggagcactggggggatGGGGGAACCCCGGGATGGGGGCATGGAGTTCGCGCTCTGCCCCGCGCCCCCCACTCCGGTgagacccccgggacccccccaaatccagccccgggacccccaaatccatccccaaACCGGGGAAGGGGgcggggaaggggctggaacgAAGGTGGAACTGGGACCAGTACgggtactgggagcactgggaggtgATGGGAGGGGGCTCAAAGGATGGGGGACCCCCGGGATGGGCACACCCGGACCCCGCCCCCCGCTCCGGTGAGACCCCCCGGGATCCCCCCCAAATTCATTgccgggacccccaaatccaGCCCCGAAAccggggaaggggctgggactgggaccAGTAAAgggtactgggagcactggggaggggTCCTaaagaggagggggagggggtAAACCCCTGGCATGGGGGACACTGGAGACCCCCCCCCATAATTAGGACCTCCCGAACCTcaaccccccccaaaacacccaaaaaaaaaacccccaaaatccccccaagttcgggacccctccccaaatttcGGGGTCCCCCCCCAACCCCCactttttccctccccccccagACGACTTCGAGCTCCTCTGCAACGTCCTGAGACCCCCGAACTTcgcccccccccagctcccccccCTCTACGACCCctcccccaatttcccccctccccccaattTCGCCCCCCCCCAATTCGGGCCCCTCCCCTACGGGGGCCCCCCCGAATATTTTGGGGGGCTGCACCCCCATTACGACCCCTACCCTTTTGGGGGGGCGGGGTTGGGCTACGACCcccgggggggtgggggaggggtgggggacCCCCTTTACGCCCCTCCCCCGCCGCCCCTCCCCCCGCGCTACGAGGATTTTGGGGACCCCCGGGGGAGGGGGCCCCGATTTGAGCCCCCGGACCCCCCCCCGGACCCCCGAGGGGGCCCCCCCTGGAACTTCCAACCCCACGGGACccccgaggaggaggaggaggaggaggaggaggaaggtgaggTTTGcgtttttgggggggttttgggagttttggggatttttttggggatttttggggggatttttggggggatttttgggaggttttggggatttggggggggttgggggggagggattttttggttttttttggggaagcttttgggtggtttttttttcagttttggggtttttttgtggggcttttttttttttttttttttttttctgggggggATCTGAAGCCCCCTCCCCAATTTAGGGACACAGAAGGAAATCCTAGAAGAGGGGGaggagaattaatttttttttttttggtgggtgggttttttttttcggtttttggggtgtttttcagttttttggggtttttttggttttttttggtgggggtcTGAAGCCCCCTCCCCACTTTAGGGACACAGGAGGAATTTCTGGAAGAGGGGGAGGAGAATTAATTTGAGTTTATTTTGGTGGGGATCATTTGGGTggtgggtggggtttttttggtttttaggtgtttttttcagtttttgggattttttgtttttttttttttttttgtgggggtcTGAAGCCCCCTCCCCACTTTAGGGACACAGAAGGAATTTCTGGAAGAGGGGGAGGAGAATTAATTTGAGTTGATTTTGGTGGTGATcgtttgggtggttttttttggtttttgggtgttttttttcaggtttttgggttttttgggggggttttgtgtttttttttctgggggtCTGAAGCCCCCTCCCCACTTTAGGGGCGCGGGAGGAGGAGTGCGGGGTCCTGAGCGGCTGCACCCACGGGCGCTGCGTCCGCGTGGGCGACGCCTTCACCTGCGCCTGCGACCCCGGCTTCCACCTGGACCCCGCCCCGCCTCGACTGCCTCGgtgagaccccccccaaaatccaccagagacccctccccaaaatcccccaaatcccccaaatccctgggaaaAAACACAAATCTTGAGGGccccaaaatccctgaaaaataatctcaaaatccctggaaaaagccccaaatattgaaaaaaaaacagattttgagAGCGCCAAACTCctgaaaaaaccctgaaaatccCGAGACCagtccccaaaaaatccctgagacccctccccaaatttctccaaaaaccccaaatcttgagagccccaaaatccctgaaaaaaacctgaaatattgggggaaaaaaaaaaaaaaaatttgagagCTCCAAACCcttgaaaaaccccaaaatcctgagacccctccccaaaaaattcctgagaccccctccccaaattcctgaaCTCCAATTCCCCCTTTTATTCCCAAATTTTGCCCCCCCCCAAGACGTGGACAAGAGTTCGGGGGTTTCCCCCCAGCCCcaattcccaatttccccctAAATGCCACCCAAATTTCCCcctaaaaccccaaatcccacccttttaaccccaaatccccccttttaaccccaaatccccccttttaaccccaaatttccccctaaaaccccaaatctccccctttaaccccaaatctccccttaaaaaaccccaaatccccccttttaaccccaaatttccccctaaaaccccaaatctccccctttaaccccaaatctccccttaaaaaccccaaatccccccttttaaccccaaatttccccctaaaacccaaaaatcccccctaaaaaccccaaatctccccctaaaaccccaaatctccccttaaaaaccccaaatccaccccttttaaccccaaatctccccctaaaaaccccaaatccccccataaaaccccaaatttcGCCCCCCCAGACGTGGACGAGTGTTTGGGGGTGCCCCCGCCGTGCCGCCCCGGGCGCTGCCTCAACACCCCCGGCTCCTTCCGCTGCCTGtgcccccccgggacccccccggcgCTGGACcccccccgctgccccccgcgccccccccgcGCCTGAAGCCCCCTCCCCATATTTAttgtgtgggtttgttttgtatagaaaaaaaatatcaaaataaatataaaggaattttttgggggggggggactgggggggggATTTATTTCCACACCCCCCCCCCTCAAATCAAGGGGGTGTCCCCACCCCACTCAGCCTCGTGGCTGTGACCCCCCCCCACAAAAAGggaggggggatttggggacccctccccataTTTTTACTGAATAAaggttttatataaaaaaaaaaataaaaggagttttgggtggggtttttttgaacgctccccctttttttttgggggggtggggttGGATGCAGGTTAGAGCCCCCCCCTCAAGGAAGTGGGAACCCCCAAAGAACTGGGATCCCCCCCCATGGAATTGGGACCACCCCTAAGGaactgggacccccccccaaaattggGACCCCGCAGAactgggaccccccccaaaatggGGACCCTGCAGAACTGAGATCCCCCCCCAAAATTGAGACCCCCCCCTGAACTGGtacaccccccccccaaaattgggaccctcccagcacagggaccccctCCCAAAAATTGGACCCCCCCCAACCCACAGAACGAAGCCGTTGACCCCAACCCCCTTTGGGGACGCTTCATTGTGGCGTGtcccctcccagtgtccccagtgtcccctcccagtgtcccccagtatccccagtgccccccactGGCGCTACCCGCTGACGCGCCCCCCCCCGGCTGCTTTGGCCCCCTCCCTCGTCCCCTCCAGCAAGCCGGCCCCTTCCTCGCCGTCGGCGTCGCCGTCCGGCGCCGGCGCCGCGCCGGGGACGCCGTGGAGCTCGGCCACGTGGCGGAAGGtctgggccagcagcaggacgCCCGTGACCCCCAGCAGCAGGTACGCTGTGGGGCACGGACGTGAGCGACGCGGTGGCGGGGACGCGACGGCACCCGATGGAACCCAAAGGAACCCAACGGGACGCGACAGAACCCAATGGGACACGATGGAGCCCAACAGAACCCAATGGAACCCAACGGGACACGATGGAGCCCAACAGAACCCGATGGAACCCAATGGGACACGATTGAACCCAACGGGACATGATGGAGCCCAACGGGACATGATGGAACCCAACAGGACACAACAGAACCCAACAGGACATGATGGGACCCAACAGAACCCAACGGAACCCAACGGGACATGATGGAACCCAATGGAACACAACAGGACATGACAGAACCCAATGGAACACGACGGGAGGTGACGGAACCCAAAGGAACCCAACGGGATGTGACAGAACCCAACAGAACCCAATGGGACATGACAGGACCTGATGGGACCTAATGGAACCCAATGGGGCACAATGGAACCCAACGGAACCCAAAAGAACCCAACGGGGCGTGACAGGACCTGATGGGACCCGATGGAACCCAAAGGAACCCAACAGGACACAATGGAACCCAACGGAACCCAACAGAACCCAACAGGACACGACAGGACCCAATGGAACCCAATGAGCCATCAAAAACCCAACTCAAcccacccaaaccccaaaaacccaacccaacccatcccaaacccaacaaaacccatcccaaacccaacaaaacccaacccaacccatccaaaccccaaaaacccaacccaacccacccaaa carries:
- the LOC128802967 gene encoding LOW QUALITY PROTEIN: latent-transforming growth factor beta-binding protein 4-like (The sequence of the model RefSeq protein was modified relative to this genomic sequence to represent the inferred CDS: inserted 1 base in 1 codon; deleted 4 bases in 4 codons); the protein is PPPPPGPEVIVVPRPSPDFGGALPTLPPPEPVSPCQRDPSVCGPGRCVPRGGGGYTCLCRGGFWLSPQGTHCVDIDECRQVPPPCSPGRCENSVGSFRCLCGPGFTSEPAGTECRDVDECAQSPPPCAHGRCENRPGGYQCVCPGGYRGLGGDQPCQDIDECENHLACPGQECVNTPGSFRCQPCPDGFRLRQGRCADVDECAGGSPCAPHGRCLNTAGSFRCECHRGYRATAGATACQDVNECLEGDFCFPHGECVNTAGSFRCLCADGYAGTADAPPAPMWTSASAGAVCTFHIPNPIPHIPNPKSRSRCPQTWASASAGPSAPTDVGRVPARGRLRRRALPQHRRLLPVPVPGGFRTDDAKAECRDVDECQEYGAGLCGAQRCENIPGSYRCVPECQPGFRPGDGGECLDVDECQEYGAGLCGXQRCENIPGSYRCVPECQPGFRPGDGGECPDVDECSNGTLCGAHATCHNLPGSFQCACDPGYETARHGHHCVDVDECQTLRGVCGAERCENVEGSFLCLCPDSRQEFDPVTGRCGALPTPQIPQIPQNPPVRPQTPQNPKSDPKPTEPPNQTPNPTNQPPKPPNQTPNSPNQTPNPQNPQIRPQTPPNQPPNQTPKPPKPPNQTPNPEILPQTPAGDFGVASCFSRACGVLAPNVTRPQCCCTLGWAWGAQCPGQPCPTPGTEAHLSLCPHGPGRVPETPQGPPTDVDECSLFGPALCRGGLCVNAAPSFSCFCPSGFYFEQEHLQCVDNDECAAAEAEPCLGGLCVNTVGSYLCSCPPPLILDPSQRRCVANDSSPEGSVAVCWQEVGADLVCGRPRRAAQVTYTECCCLYGQAWGMECALCPAPHSDDFELLCNVLRPPNFAPPQLPPLYDPSPNFPPPPNFAPPQFGPLPYGGPPEYFGGLHPHYDPYPFGGAGLGYDPRGGGGGVGDPLYAPPPPPLPPRYEDFGDPRGRGPRFEPPDPPPDPRGGPPWNFQPHGTPEEEEEEEEEEGEGHRRNFWKRGRRINLSLFCPLPTLGAREEECGVLSGCTHGRCVRVGDAFTCACDPGFHLDPARLDCLDVDECLGVPPPCRPGRCLNTPGSFRCLCPPGTPPALDPPRCPPRPPRA